The Cellulomonas fulva genome includes a window with the following:
- a CDS encoding quaternary amine ABC transporter ATP-binding protein: MDVTGLRAEGVFKVFGRRPNEAVRRLQQGATRDEVRPWGTAAVIDATFEVRSGETFVVMGLSGSGKSTLIRMLNGLWRPTAGSVVLGDADLTTVTGAQLRELRRRRVSMVFQHFALLPHLSVIDNAAYPLEIQGVERAERRRRAGEALELVGLNQWADHLPSQLSGGMRQRVGLARALAADTDVLLMDEAFSALDPLIRREMQDQLLELQQTLGKTIVFITHDLNEAMYLGDRIAVMRDGRVVQVGTSEEILSEPANDYVAQFVADVDRTRVLTAGSVMQRPASVVPVTGGPRLALRTMREQQAAAAYVVDRARVLRGVVRDADAVEAVRRGTESLEGLLDATVPAIGVDTPLSEVFAPAAETALPLPVTDAAGRLVGVIPRVTLLEAMVPPTTTGETPVQDVRTATEVAR, encoded by the coding sequence GTGGACGTGACAGGACTGCGCGCCGAGGGCGTGTTCAAGGTGTTCGGCCGGCGGCCGAACGAGGCGGTGCGTCGGCTGCAGCAGGGCGCGACCCGCGACGAGGTGCGCCCCTGGGGCACCGCGGCGGTCATCGACGCCACCTTCGAGGTGCGCTCGGGCGAGACGTTCGTCGTCATGGGCCTGTCGGGCTCCGGCAAGTCGACCCTGATCCGCATGCTGAACGGGTTGTGGCGGCCGACCGCGGGCAGCGTCGTGCTCGGCGACGCCGACCTCACGACGGTCACCGGCGCGCAGCTGCGCGAGCTCCGCCGGCGCCGCGTGAGCATGGTGTTCCAGCACTTCGCGCTGCTGCCGCACCTCTCCGTCATCGACAACGCCGCCTACCCCCTGGAGATCCAGGGCGTCGAGCGCGCCGAGCGACGTCGCCGCGCGGGGGAGGCCCTCGAGCTCGTCGGGCTGAACCAGTGGGCGGACCACCTGCCCTCGCAGCTGTCCGGCGGGATGCGCCAGCGTGTGGGCCTGGCCCGCGCGCTCGCGGCCGACACGGACGTGCTGCTCATGGACGAGGCGTTCTCCGCGCTCGACCCGCTGATCCGCCGCGAGATGCAGGACCAGCTGCTCGAGCTCCAGCAGACGCTGGGCAAGACGATCGTGTTCATCACCCACGACCTCAACGAGGCGATGTACCTCGGCGACCGCATCGCGGTGATGCGCGACGGCCGCGTGGTGCAGGTCGGCACCAGCGAGGAGATCCTGTCCGAGCCCGCGAACGACTACGTGGCGCAGTTCGTCGCCGACGTCGACCGCACCCGCGTGCTGACGGCGGGCTCCGTCATGCAGCGTCCCGCCTCGGTGGTGCCGGTCACGGGCGGCCCGCGGCTCGCGCTGCGGACCATGCGGGAGCAGCAGGCGGCGGCCGCGTACGTCGTCGACCGGGCGCGCGTCCTGCGCGGCGTCGTCCGTGACGCCGACGCGGTCGAGGCGGTCCGGCGCGGGACCGAGTCCCTCGAGGGGCTGCTCGACGCGACCGTGCCGGCGATCGGCGTCGACACGCCGCTGTCCGAGGTCTTCGCGCCGGCCGCCGAGACGGCGCTCCCGCTGCCAGTCACCGACGCCGCCGGCCGCCTGGTCGGCGTGATCCCGCGGGTGACGCTGCTGGAGGCGATGGTCCCGCCGACGACGACGGGCGAGACACCCGTGCAGGACGTCCGGACCGCGACGGAGGTGGCGCGATGA
- a CDS encoding TfoX/Sxy family protein, translating into MVEGRAVVEKKAVVEKRAVVDEATVARVREAVRAVVAEPDSTSSTTSSTTTSSTTTSTTRAAPVTARLAERRMFGGVAFLLDGSMAVAVSGRSGGLMVRVPPDERATLLARDGVQPVVMRGSAMRGWVLADLAGLDDAALLAWVRRGCAVAAALAPR; encoded by the coding sequence GTGGTCGAGGGGAGAGCGGTGGTCGAGAAGAAGGCGGTGGTCGAGAAGAGGGCCGTGGTCGACGAGGCGACGGTGGCGCGCGTCCGGGAGGCGGTCCGCGCGGTCGTGGCGGAGCCGGACTCGACGAGCAGCACGACGAGCAGCACGACGACCAGCAGCACGACGACCAGCACGACGAGGGCTGCGCCGGTGACCGCCCGGCTCGCGGAGCGCCGCATGTTCGGCGGGGTGGCTTTCCTGCTCGACGGGTCGATGGCGGTGGCGGTGAGCGGCCGCAGCGGCGGGCTGATGGTGCGCGTCCCACCCGACGAGCGCGCGACGCTGCTCGCCCGGGACGGCGTGCAGCCGGTGGTGATGCGCGGCTCCGCCATGCGCGGCTGGGTGCTGGCCGACCTCGCGGGCCTGGACGACGCCGCGCTGCTGGCGTGGGTGCGGCGCGGGTGCGCGGTCGCCGCCGCGCTCGCGCCGCGGTAG
- a CDS encoding DinB family protein: MTDDEVLDERAVLRRYLQAARDTLVWKLEGLDERQARWPHTPTGTNLLGLVKHAAGVEADYFGVTFGRPWPGPPMPWTDESAPPNTDMWATTEETTAGIVALYRSVWAFADELIATAPLDTRGRVPWWPEERATVTLRQVVVHTTYDLSRHAGHADILRELTDGAAGLRADVSNLPDQSAQDWADYVTRLRGVAESFPPGT, from the coding sequence ATGACGGACGACGAGGTCCTCGACGAGCGAGCGGTCCTGCGCCGCTACCTGCAGGCCGCGCGCGACACCCTCGTCTGGAAGCTGGAGGGGCTCGACGAGCGGCAGGCGCGCTGGCCGCACACCCCGACCGGGACCAACCTGCTCGGGCTCGTGAAGCACGCCGCGGGGGTCGAGGCCGACTACTTCGGCGTGACGTTCGGCCGCCCGTGGCCGGGCCCGCCGATGCCGTGGACCGACGAGTCCGCGCCGCCCAACACCGACATGTGGGCGACGACCGAGGAGACGACGGCCGGGATCGTCGCGCTGTACCGGAGCGTCTGGGCGTTCGCCGACGAGCTGATCGCCACCGCCCCGCTGGACACGCGCGGCCGCGTGCCGTGGTGGCCCGAGGAGCGGGCGACCGTCACCCTGCGCCAGGTGGTCGTGCACACGACGTACGACCTGTCGCGGCACGCCGGGCACGCGGACATCCTGCGCGAGCTCACCGACGGCGCCGCCGGGTTGCGCGCCGACGTCTCCAACCTGCCGGACCAGTCGGCGCAGGACTGGGCGGACTACGTGACGCGGCTGCGGGGCGTCGCGGAGTCGTTCCCGCCGGGGACCTGA
- the rpmE gene encoding 50S ribosomal protein L31, with protein sequence MKSDIHPEYVVTEVTCTCGNTFVTRSTVTDGKIHADVCSACHPFYTGKQKILDTGGRVARFEARYGKKAGN encoded by the coding sequence GTGAAGTCTGACATCCACCCGGAGTACGTGGTCACCGAGGTCACGTGCACCTGCGGCAACACCTTCGTGACGCGCTCGACCGTGACGGACGGCAAGATCCACGCCGACGTCTGCAGCGCGTGCCACCCGTTCTACACGGGCAAGCAGAAGATCCTCGACACCGGTGGTCGCGTGGCCCGCTTCGAGGCGCGCTACGGCAAGAAGGCCGGCAACTAG
- a CDS encoding ABC transporter permease encodes MNAAILATVEGAPRVPLGDWVEQGVDWVTATFRGLFDQVRTVLEAAYDGLETVLGGPPFWLVALVLVGIAFLVKGWRLAAGSAVGFLVIGAVDQWDNAMSTLALVVLASLVAIVLAVPLGIWAARNDHVSRVLRPVLDFMQTMPAFVYLIPTVVIFHVGVVPGLVATVIFAMAPGVRFTELGIRQVDHEVVEAGHAFGSGEGRILRQIQLPLAMPTIMAGVNQVIMLALSMVVISGMVGAAGLGRDVVSSLQRVDVSLGFEAGISVVILAMYLDRVTAALGGRSKVSRALATATA; translated from the coding sequence ATGAACGCGGCGATCCTGGCCACGGTGGAGGGTGCGCCGCGCGTGCCGCTCGGCGACTGGGTCGAGCAGGGCGTCGACTGGGTCACCGCCACCTTCCGCGGCCTGTTCGACCAGGTGCGCACCGTGCTCGAGGCCGCCTACGACGGCCTCGAGACGGTGCTCGGCGGACCGCCGTTCTGGCTGGTCGCCCTCGTGCTCGTCGGCATCGCGTTCCTGGTCAAGGGCTGGCGGCTCGCGGCGGGCTCCGCGGTCGGCTTCCTCGTGATCGGGGCCGTGGACCAGTGGGACAACGCGATGTCCACGCTCGCGCTCGTGGTGCTCGCGAGCCTGGTCGCGATCGTCCTCGCCGTCCCGCTCGGCATCTGGGCGGCGCGCAACGACCACGTGTCGCGCGTCCTGCGGCCGGTGCTCGACTTCATGCAGACGATGCCGGCGTTCGTCTACCTCATCCCGACCGTCGTGATCTTCCACGTCGGCGTGGTGCCCGGCCTCGTCGCGACCGTCATCTTCGCCATGGCGCCCGGCGTCCGGTTCACCGAGCTCGGCATCCGGCAGGTCGACCACGAGGTGGTCGAGGCCGGTCACGCGTTCGGCTCGGGCGAGGGACGCATCCTGCGCCAGATCCAGCTGCCCCTCGCGATGCCCACGATCATGGCCGGCGTCAACCAGGTGATCATGCTCGCGCTGTCGATGGTGGTCATCTCCGGCATGGTCGGCGCCGCCGGCCTCGGCCGCGACGTCGTGTCCTCGCTGCAGCGCGTCGACGTCTCGCTCGGCTTCGAGGCCGGCATCTCCGTCGTCATCCTCGCGATGTACCTCGACCGCGTCACCGCCGCTCTCGGCGGCCGGTCGAAGGTCTCCCGGGCCCTTGCCACGGCGACGGCCTGA
- the thrC gene encoding threonine synthase produces the protein MAHQWRGVIAEYADRLPEHLLTHPVTLHEGGTPLVAAPALSERTGADVHVKFEGMNPTGSFKDRGMTTAISAAAARGAKVVVCASTGNTSASAAAYATRAGMTCAVLVPDGKIAMGKLSQAVAHGARLLQVDGNFDDCLVAARKLAEAYPVELVNSVNPDRIQGQKTGAFEIVDALGDAPDIHVLPVGNAGNITAYWKGFREYAGLDDGAEHGAVATRTPVLWGFQAAGAAPLVLGHPVDEPETIATAIRIGNPASWQQAVEARDVSGGLIESVTDDEILRAHRVLSAEVGVFVEPASAAGVAGLLRLSDEGRVPTGARITITVTGHGLKDPQWALRGPDGSDVDLVRVSADVVSIADVLGLG, from the coding sequence ATGGCCCACCAGTGGCGCGGCGTCATCGCCGAGTACGCCGACCGCCTGCCCGAGCACCTGCTCACCCACCCGGTCACGCTCCACGAGGGCGGCACGCCGCTCGTCGCGGCCCCCGCGCTCAGCGAGCGCACGGGCGCGGACGTGCACGTGAAGTTCGAGGGCATGAACCCGACGGGGTCGTTCAAGGACCGCGGCATGACGACCGCGATCTCCGCGGCCGCCGCCCGGGGCGCCAAGGTGGTGGTGTGCGCCTCGACCGGCAACACGTCCGCGTCGGCGGCCGCGTACGCGACGCGGGCCGGCATGACCTGCGCCGTGCTCGTGCCGGACGGCAAGATCGCGATGGGCAAGCTCAGCCAGGCCGTCGCGCACGGCGCGCGCCTGCTGCAGGTCGACGGCAACTTCGACGACTGCCTGGTGGCTGCGCGCAAGCTCGCCGAGGCCTACCCGGTCGAGCTCGTGAACTCGGTGAACCCGGACCGCATCCAGGGCCAGAAGACCGGCGCGTTCGAGATCGTCGACGCGCTGGGCGACGCGCCGGACATCCACGTGCTGCCCGTGGGCAACGCCGGCAACATCACGGCGTACTGGAAGGGCTTCCGGGAGTACGCGGGCCTGGACGACGGCGCCGAGCACGGCGCGGTCGCCACGCGGACGCCCGTCCTGTGGGGCTTCCAGGCCGCGGGCGCCGCGCCCCTCGTCCTGGGGCACCCCGTCGACGAGCCGGAGACGATCGCCACGGCCATCCGCATCGGCAACCCCGCCTCCTGGCAGCAGGCGGTCGAGGCGCGCGACGTCTCCGGCGGGCTGATCGAGTCCGTGACCGATGACGAGATCCTGCGTGCGCACCGCGTGCTGTCGGCCGAGGTCGGCGTGTTCGTCGAGCCCGCGTCCGCGGCCGGGGTCGCGGGGCTGCTGCGCCTGTCCGACGAGGGCCGCGTCCCCACCGGTGCGCGCATCACGATCACCGTCACGGGGCACGGGCTCAAGGACCCCCAGTGGGCGCTGCGGGGGCCGGACGGCAGCGACGTCGACCTGGTCCGCGTGAGCGCCGACGTGGTGTCCATCGCGGACGTCCTCGGCCTGGGCTGA
- the thrB gene encoding homoserine kinase: protein MRLLADQVRVRVPATSANLGPGFDALGVALGLHDELVVRAVASPGVSVSVTGEGAGQVPDDERHLVVQAVRLALDHVGAPQAGLVLECRNAIPHGRGLGSSAAAVVAGIAAARGLISEPEALDDATVLALATQMEGHPDNAAPAVLGGATVAWTSSAGAVRAAALAVHADLVPVVMVPPTHLSTTAARGVLPEQVPHRDAAAQAGRAALLVEALGRRPELLLDATEDRLHQEYRRRVMPDSLALVDALRARGVAAVVSGAGPTVLALARLLPDEGAAGPGGARTDADAAIAEAFGGVLGGWTIRALPVDAAGVQVDAGGRPIG, encoded by the coding sequence GTGCGTCTGCTCGCCGACCAGGTGCGGGTCCGGGTGCCGGCCACGTCGGCCAACCTCGGTCCCGGTTTCGACGCGCTCGGGGTCGCGCTCGGGCTGCACGACGAGCTCGTCGTGCGCGCCGTGGCGTCGCCGGGCGTCTCGGTGTCCGTCACGGGCGAGGGCGCCGGTCAGGTGCCCGACGACGAGCGCCACCTCGTCGTGCAGGCGGTGCGGCTGGCCCTCGACCACGTCGGTGCGCCGCAGGCGGGCCTCGTCCTGGAGTGCCGCAACGCGATCCCGCACGGGCGCGGCCTGGGCTCGTCGGCGGCCGCGGTGGTCGCGGGGATCGCGGCGGCCCGCGGGCTGATCTCCGAGCCGGAGGCGCTCGACGACGCGACCGTCCTCGCCCTCGCGACGCAGATGGAGGGGCACCCGGACAACGCCGCCCCCGCGGTGCTCGGCGGGGCGACGGTCGCATGGACGAGCTCCGCGGGTGCGGTGCGGGCGGCCGCTCTGGCGGTGCACGCGGACCTCGTCCCCGTGGTGATGGTCCCGCCCACGCACCTGTCCACCACCGCCGCGCGCGGCGTGCTGCCCGAGCAGGTGCCGCACCGCGACGCGGCGGCGCAGGCCGGCCGCGCCGCGCTGCTGGTCGAGGCGCTCGGCCGCCGTCCCGAGCTCCTGCTCGACGCGACGGAGGACCGCCTGCACCAGGAGTACCGCCGCCGCGTGATGCCGGACTCGCTCGCGCTGGTCGACGCGCTGCGGGCGCGCGGAGTCGCCGCGGTGGTCTCGGGCGCGGGCCCGACGGTGCTCGCGCTCGCTCGTCTGCTGCCCGACGAGGGCGCGGCGGGTCCGGGCGGCGCGCGCACCGATGCGGACGCGGCGATCGCCGAGGCGTTCGGCGGGGTGCTGGGCGGGTGGACCATCCGCGCGCTCCCCGTCGACGCCGCGGGTGTGCAGGTCGACGCGGGCGGACGCCCGATCGGGTGA
- the rho gene encoding transcription termination factor Rho, with amino-acid sequence MTDTIQTAVSSSGGSIAALRLPELQAMAAQLGVKGTSKMRKGDLVEAINAARGGSRTRALDARREQAVAPVAEQAAPAAATTEQPSEQSSEQPAGETRARTRGARRPVRAEQPASDALAGLEAALDKRLAPADPDRGTDRGTDRNAARNERDDRAARAAEAVGDVTEAGTERRSRRAGRATGAPEDGQRAPRQDGQRQGGERQDGQRQDGQRQGGERQEGQRQEANPQRQPDAARQQDGQQQAGEDDERGGRRRRSRDRYRDRDRDRKRGRGRPGAPDLAGLDEIEVADDDVLLPVAGILDVLESYAFVRTTGYLPGPNDVYVSLGQVKKSGLRRGDAITGAVRQPREGELAQQPQGNRPNKFNALVRLDTVNGLPPEEARERPEFSKLTPLYPQERLRLENAEATRLTPRVIDIVAPIGKGQRGLIVAPPKAGKTIIMQQIANAITTNNPEVHLMVVLVDERPEEVTDMERTVKGEVIASTFDRPASDHTIVAELAIERAKRLVELGQDVVVLLDSLTRLSRAYNLAAPASGRILSGGVDASALYPPKKFFGAARNIENGGSLTILASALVETGSKMDEVIFEEFKGTGNMELRLSRSLADKRIFPAVDVNASGTRREEILMSNDELKIIYKLRRVMGALDQQQAIELLIGKLRDTKSNVEFLLQVQKTTPGNTFADENAGKHV; translated from the coding sequence GTGACAGACACCATCCAGACCGCCGTGAGCTCCTCCGGCGGTTCCATCGCGGCGCTGCGACTGCCCGAGCTGCAGGCGATGGCCGCGCAGCTCGGCGTCAAGGGGACGTCGAAGATGCGCAAGGGCGACCTGGTCGAGGCGATCAACGCCGCCCGGGGCGGTTCCCGCACCCGCGCGCTCGACGCCCGCCGCGAGCAGGCGGTCGCCCCGGTCGCCGAGCAGGCCGCACCGGCTGCCGCCACGACCGAGCAGCCGTCCGAGCAGTCGTCCGAGCAGCCCGCCGGCGAGACGCGTGCCCGGACGCGCGGCGCCCGCCGCCCCGTGCGCGCCGAGCAGCCCGCGAGCGACGCCCTGGCCGGCCTCGAGGCCGCGCTCGACAAGCGCCTCGCGCCGGCGGACCCGGACCGCGGCACGGACCGGGGCACGGACCGGAACGCCGCCCGGAACGAGCGGGACGACCGGGCCGCGCGTGCGGCCGAGGCGGTCGGCGACGTGACCGAGGCCGGCACCGAGCGCCGCTCGCGTCGCGCGGGCCGCGCGACGGGTGCCCCGGAGGACGGGCAGCGCGCGCCGCGCCAGGACGGCCAGCGCCAGGGCGGCGAGCGGCAGGACGGTCAGCGTCAGGACGGTCAGCGCCAGGGCGGCGAGCGGCAGGAGGGTCAGCGCCAGGAGGCGAACCCGCAGCGCCAGCCCGACGCCGCACGGCAGCAGGACGGCCAGCAGCAGGCGGGGGAGGACGACGAGCGCGGCGGTCGGCGCCGTCGGTCGCGCGACCGGTACCGCGACCGTGACCGGGACCGCAAGCGCGGCCGGGGCCGCCCGGGTGCGCCGGACCTGGCGGGCCTCGACGAGATCGAGGTCGCGGACGACGACGTGCTGCTGCCCGTCGCCGGCATCCTCGACGTGCTCGAGAGCTACGCCTTCGTGCGCACGACCGGCTACCTGCCCGGGCCGAACGACGTCTACGTCTCGCTCGGCCAGGTCAAGAAGAGCGGGCTCCGCCGTGGTGACGCGATCACGGGCGCGGTGCGCCAGCCGCGTGAGGGCGAGCTCGCCCAGCAGCCGCAGGGCAACCGGCCGAACAAGTTCAACGCGCTGGTGCGCCTCGACACCGTCAACGGCCTGCCACCCGAGGAGGCGCGCGAGCGTCCGGAGTTCAGCAAGCTCACGCCGCTGTACCCGCAGGAGCGGCTGCGCCTCGAGAACGCGGAGGCGACGCGGCTCACGCCCCGCGTGATCGACATCGTGGCGCCCATCGGCAAGGGCCAGCGCGGCCTGATCGTCGCGCCGCCCAAGGCGGGCAAGACGATCATCATGCAGCAGATCGCCAACGCGATCACCACGAACAACCCCGAGGTCCACCTCATGGTCGTGCTCGTCGACGAGCGCCCCGAGGAGGTCACGGACATGGAGCGGACGGTCAAGGGCGAGGTCATCGCCTCGACCTTCGACCGCCCCGCCTCCGACCACACGATCGTCGCCGAGCTCGCGATCGAGCGCGCCAAGCGGCTGGTCGAGCTCGGCCAGGACGTGGTGGTGCTGCTGGACTCGCTGACGCGCCTGTCCCGCGCCTACAACCTGGCGGCGCCCGCGTCGGGCCGCATCCTGTCCGGTGGTGTCGACGCCTCGGCGCTCTACCCCCCGAAGAAGTTCTTCGGGGCGGCGCGCAACATCGAGAACGGCGGGTCGCTCACGATCCTCGCCTCCGCGCTCGTCGAGACCGGCTCCAAGATGGACGAGGTCATCTTCGAGGAGTTCAAGGGCACCGGGAACATGGAGCTGCGGCTGTCCCGCTCCCTCGCGGACAAGCGCATCTTCCCGGCGGTCGACGTCAACGCCTCCGGCACCCGGCGTGAGGAGATCCTCATGTCGAACGACGAGCTGAAGATCATCTACAAGCTCCGTCGCGTCATGGGCGCGCTCGACCAGCAGCAGGCGATCGAGCTGCTCATCGGGAAGCTCCGGGACACGAAGTCCAACGTCGAGTTCCTGCTCCAGGTGCAGAAGACGACTCCCGGCAACACGTTCGCGGACGAGAACGCCGGCAAGCACGTCTGA
- a CDS encoding glycosyltransferase family 4 protein, with translation MPRTLVVTNDFPTRQGGIEAFVAALCDRFPPDEVVVYTASMPGDAAYDAALPYPVLRDRASTLLPTPRVRRAVVAALHEHGCDRVLFGASAPLGLLAPALREAGARRVVAITHGHEVWWARVPGTRQALRRIGDSVDALTYISGWCRDQIARALSPRGRAHQQRLAPGVDSERFTPGCGGGRVRAERGIGDAPLVVCAARLVPRKGQDTLIAAWPAVLRAVPDARLLVVGDGPYRERLDQQVAKLGLGASVTFTGPVPWAEIPPYFDAADVFAMPSRTRLLGLEPEGLGIVYLEAASCGKPVVVGRSGGAPDAVVDGVTGYLVDPRSPADVAARLVELLTDRETARRMGEAGRERARADWQWDAVARTCRGYLGYPEA, from the coding sequence GTGCCCCGCACGCTCGTCGTCACCAACGACTTCCCGACGCGACAGGGCGGCATCGAGGCCTTCGTCGCCGCGCTGTGCGACCGGTTCCCGCCCGACGAGGTCGTCGTGTACACCGCGAGCATGCCGGGCGACGCCGCGTACGACGCCGCGCTGCCCTACCCGGTGCTCCGGGACCGCGCGTCGACGCTGCTGCCCACGCCGCGCGTGCGGCGGGCGGTCGTCGCGGCCCTCCACGAGCACGGGTGCGACCGCGTGCTGTTCGGGGCGTCGGCGCCGCTCGGTCTCCTGGCGCCCGCGCTGCGGGAGGCCGGTGCGCGCAGGGTCGTGGCCATCACGCACGGCCACGAGGTGTGGTGGGCGCGCGTGCCCGGGACGCGGCAGGCGCTGCGGCGGATCGGCGACTCGGTCGACGCCCTCACGTACATCTCCGGCTGGTGCCGGGACCAGATCGCGCGTGCGCTGTCGCCGCGCGGGCGCGCGCACCAGCAGCGCCTGGCGCCCGGCGTCGACTCGGAGCGGTTCACGCCCGGCTGCGGCGGCGGCCGCGTGCGCGCCGAGCGCGGCATCGGGGACGCGCCGCTCGTCGTGTGCGCCGCGCGCCTGGTCCCGCGCAAGGGGCAGGACACGCTCATCGCCGCGTGGCCCGCGGTGCTGCGCGCCGTGCCGGACGCGCGCCTGCTCGTCGTCGGGGACGGGCCGTACCGCGAGCGGCTGGACCAGCAGGTGGCGAAGCTCGGGCTCGGCGCGTCCGTCACGTTCACCGGGCCCGTGCCCTGGGCCGAGATCCCGCCGTACTTCGACGCCGCCGACGTGTTCGCGATGCCGTCGCGCACCCGGCTGCTGGGGCTCGAGCCGGAGGGTCTCGGGATCGTGTACCTGGAGGCCGCGTCGTGCGGCAAGCCGGTGGTCGTCGGGCGCTCGGGCGGCGCACCGGACGCGGTGGTCGACGGGGTGACGGGGTACCTGGTGGACCCGCGGTCGCCCGCGGACGTCGCCGCGCGCCTGGTCGAGCTGCTGACCGACCGGGAGACCGCGCGCCGCATGGGCGAGGCGGGGCGCGAGCGGGCGCGCGCGGACTGGCAGTGGGACGCGGTCGCCCGCACCTGCCGCGGTTACCTCGGCTACCCGGAGGCCTGA
- a CDS encoding glycine betaine ABC transporter substrate-binding protein: MRLRTRKRQIAAGVAALGLTLGLTACAGDGDPSSDGGTQAAGDRLENGDLSTVSIGIHSGWDEGIAVSHLFKVMLEDEGYDVETGEAEAGLVYAGLAGGDYDVNFDMWLPSTHADYLEKYGDDLEQLGVWYDDAKLTIAVNEDAPITSLDELAAHADAFGDRIVGIESGAGLTRITQDEAIPAYGLEDMDFVISSTPAMLAELKGATDAGEDVVVTLWRPHWAYDEYPIRDLEDPEGAMGTAEEIHTVGRTDFTADYPTLASWIDAFTLTDEQLFSLENLMFNEDEGADPDASARAWLEDNATFVDDLQAAASA, translated from the coding sequence ATGCGACTTCGCACTCGCAAGCGTCAGATCGCGGCCGGGGTGGCCGCACTCGGGCTCACGCTCGGGCTCACCGCGTGCGCCGGTGACGGCGACCCGTCGTCGGACGGCGGCACGCAGGCCGCGGGCGACCGGCTCGAGAACGGGGACCTGAGCACGGTCTCGATCGGCATCCACTCCGGGTGGGACGAGGGCATCGCCGTGTCCCACCTGTTCAAGGTGATGCTGGAGGACGAGGGGTACGACGTCGAGACCGGCGAGGCCGAGGCGGGCCTGGTGTACGCCGGGCTCGCGGGCGGCGACTACGACGTGAACTTCGACATGTGGCTGCCCTCGACCCACGCGGACTACCTCGAGAAGTACGGCGACGACCTCGAGCAGCTCGGTGTCTGGTACGACGACGCCAAGCTGACGATCGCGGTGAACGAGGACGCCCCGATCACGTCGCTCGACGAGCTCGCCGCGCACGCGGACGCGTTCGGCGACCGGATCGTCGGGATCGAGTCCGGTGCCGGCCTGACCCGGATCACGCAGGACGAGGCCATCCCGGCGTACGGGCTCGAGGACATGGACTTCGTCATCTCCTCGACGCCCGCGATGCTGGCGGAGCTCAAGGGCGCCACGGACGCCGGCGAGGACGTCGTCGTGACGCTCTGGCGCCCGCACTGGGCCTACGACGAGTACCCGATCCGCGACCTGGAGGACCCGGAGGGTGCCATGGGCACCGCCGAGGAGATCCACACCGTCGGCCGGACCGACTTCACCGCGGACTACCCGACGCTCGCGTCGTGGATCGACGCCTTCACCCTCACCGACGAGCAGCTGTTCTCGCTCGAGAACCTCATGTTCAACGAGGACGAGGGCGCCGACCCCGACGCGTCGGCCCGCGCGTGGCTCGAGGACAACGCGACGTTCGTCGACGACCTCCAGGCTGCCGCCTCGGCGTGA